A genomic segment from Verrucomicrobiota bacterium encodes:
- a CDS encoding NADH-quinone oxidoreductase subunit B gives MDEGLRSELSKQGIFTTTIEGLYNWSRLNSVWPLNFGLACCAIEMIAACMARWDLARFGAEVFRPSPRQADLMIVAGTVTKKMAPQVVRLYNQMPEPKYVIAMGACAISGGPFKQGYNVLKGIDRYIPVDVHIPGCPPRPEALLHAFMTLQRRIDAQKLFGADRARHLDPETPSEFTIPRYGAHDLEPPHNEKVWQPPVVTRGE, from the coding sequence ATGGACGAAGGACTGCGAAGTGAGTTGAGCAAGCAAGGGATTTTTACGACCACGATCGAGGGGCTTTACAATTGGAGCCGGCTCAACTCGGTCTGGCCGCTGAATTTCGGGCTGGCGTGCTGCGCGATCGAAATGATCGCCGCGTGCATGGCGCGCTGGGATCTGGCCCGGTTTGGCGCGGAAGTTTTCCGGCCTTCTCCCCGCCAGGCCGACTTGATGATCGTTGCCGGGACCGTCACAAAGAAGATGGCGCCGCAGGTGGTGCGGCTTTACAACCAGATGCCGGAGCCGAAATACGTGATCGCCATGGGCGCATGCGCCATTTCCGGCGGACCGTTCAAGCAGGGCTACAACGTGCTCAAGGGCATCGACCGATACATCCCGGTGGACGTGCATATTCCAGGCTGTCCGCCCCGGCCCGAAGCTTTGCTGCACGCGTTCATGACGCTGCAACGCCGGATCGATGCGCAGAAGCTGTTCGGAGCAGACCGCGCGCGGCATCTCGACCCCGAAACGCCAAGTGAATTCACGATTCCCCGGTACGGCGCGCATGATCTGGAGCCGCCGCATAACGAAAAGGTGTGGCAGCCGCCTGTCGTGACGAGGGGGGAGTGA